The Bradysia coprophila strain Holo2 chromosome IV, BU_Bcop_v1, whole genome shotgun sequence genome includes a region encoding these proteins:
- the LOC119066533 gene encoding uncharacterized protein LOC119066533 isoform X3, which yields MSSEDEDMECDAPTSFVKTNPGPMNNTLAKYNQTYLQFRKWNDSNGMRAISENVLLEYFEDVSTRSKPTTLFAVYSMLKSTFRSKENVDIGSYSRLLEFLKVKNVGYKPVKAKAFTDDEIERFVNEAPDDRWLDVKAVCAFAINGVFTKLVTVMTDHVKRYDDMILVTIPKSDTTPQCTFPITGPFVNVVQKYADLRPANVPTNRFFLTYHDDKCTTQPIGKHKFNGMARRIAVYLKLSEPERYSRYSFRKNAANLSFNTSSNQNEDADEQTSEHIELDYQTGLLKSSSFGAPRLFSAPPVSRITATNSIKSSDEHVCTFSCGQVKCASEENEKIALHAFNMMKPPEYTITDLTPALYPADPACRWIVAYTHKSDEVTTYNAEETFESITRTIPYNVRIDQKYIRGTAAQMSEAYIVVYSVNCRCQKETADVFNMLLNEAKFEDL from the exons ATGTCGTCGGAAGATGAGGACATGGAATGCGATGCACCAACAAGTTTCGTTAAAACTAATCCAGGACCGATGAACAATACACTGGCCAAGTATAACCAAACCTATCTGCAGTTTCGCAAGTGGAACGATTCCAATGGAATGCGTGCCATCTCAGAAAATGTTCTGTTGGAATATTTTGAGGATGTTTCCACAAGGAGCAAGCCAACCACATTGTTCGCCGTTTATTCGATGCTAAAGTCCACTTTCCGTTCAAAAGAAAACGTTGACATCGGTTCATACTCCAGATTACTCGAGTTTTTAAAAGTGAAGAATGTTGGCTACAAACCGGTGAAGGCTAAAGCTTTCACTGACGACGAAATCGAAAGATTTGTCAATGAGGCGCCAGATGACAGATGGCTTGATGTGAAG GCTGTCTGTGCATTTGCAATAAATGGAGTATTTACGAAACTCGTTACCGTGATGACCGACCACGTCAAACGGTACGATGACATGATTTTGGTGACCATACCTAAATCGGACACGACTCCTCAGTGTACATTTCCAATAACTGGACCGTTCGTCAACGTCGTACAAAAATATGCCGATTTGCGTCCTGCAAACGTACCCACAAATCGCTTTTTCTTGACCTACCATGACGATAAATGCACCACGCAACCGATCGGAAAACACAAATTCAACGGAATGGCTCGACGAATCGCagtttatctgaaattatcgGAACCGGAACGTTATTCGCGATACTCATTCCGTAAGAATGCAGCCAACTTATCGTTCAATACAAGTTCGAATCAGAATGAAGACGCTGACGAGCAAACAAGCGAACACATTGAGTTGGATTATCAAACTGGACTCCTGAAATCATCTTCGTTCGGCGCCCCACGTCTATTTTCGGCTCCACCTGTTTCACGAATTACGGCAACAAACAGCATTAAGAGTAGCGATG AACATGTTTGCACCTTTAGCTGCGGGCAGGTGAAGTGCGCCTCGGAAGAAAATGAGAAGATTGCGCTACATGCGTTCAACATGATGAAACCACCCGAATACACCATCACAGATCTGACACCTGCCCTATATCCGGCGGATCCGGCCTGCCGATGGATAGTGGCATACACACACAAGTCCGATGAGGTTACCACATACAATGCGGAGGAAACGTTCGAAAGCATTACACGCACAATACCGTACAATGTTCGGATTGATCAGAAGTACATTCGTGGAACAGCGGCCCAGATGTCAGAGGCGTATATTGTTGTGTATAGTGTAAATTGTCGATGCCAGAAGGAGACAGCGGACGTATTCAATATGCTCTTGAACGAAGCAAAGTTTGAAGA